Genomic window (Streptococcus porcinus):
TTAAAGGCCTTAATAAATTATTCGATAAAGAAACACCCGATTCGCATAAAAAGCAATTAACCTTAGCTTTCGAAGCTTCTATTACTTATAGCCGCCAAGTCGGAAATATCTATACAGGTTCACTGTACATGTCCCTTCTTTCCCTTTTAGAAAATTGTCAAACCTTACAGGCAGGAGATAAAATCGGTATGTTCTCCTACGGTTCTGGTGCTGTTAGCGAAATCTACAGTCTCCAGTTAGTTGATGGTTACCAAAGCAGATTAGAAACAAACCGTCAAGCCTATTTGGATCAACGCCAAGAAGTCAGCGTCACTGATTATGAAACTATTTTTTATGCTGATAGTTCAGTTGACCACGAAGGGAACCTTACTTTTGACAACTATTTAGCCGGACGATTTGCTTTGAAATCTATCCAAGAACACCAAAGGATTTATGGAAAAAATGACAAATAAACCTATCAATTGGGCTGGTTTCTATAAAAAAAGTCCAGCAGACAGAATTAAATTCTTAAAGGAACAAGGTCTAATTAGAGACCTTGTTCTTGAGCATCTAGAAAGAGAAGACTTATTATCCCTTGAAACGGCTAATCAAATGGCTGAAAATGTTCTTGGACGCCTTGCCCTTCCATTTAGCATCGTTCCAGATTTTCTCATTAACCAAAAAACTTACCACTTACCGATGGTAACAGAAGAGCCTTCAGTTATTGCCGCTGCTACCTTTGCTGGAAAAATCATCAAACGTTCTGGAGGTTTTAAGACAAAAGTTTTCAATCGCCAGATGATCGGACAAGTAGCTTTATATGATGTTCCAGATAAAAAAGAGGCCCGCACCCAGATTTTGCTAGCAAAAAATAATTTACTTGAAATCGCAAATAATGCCTATCCCTCAATCGTCAAACGTGGGGGAGGAGCATGTGATTTGCATATCAAGATAAAGGAGAACCTTCTCATTGTTTATCTTATGGTTGATACCCAAGAAGCTATGGGAGCTAATATGGTTAATACGATGGTGGAGGCACTTTCTAAACCCCTAGAAGATTTGGCTAACGGTAAAACCTTGATGGCTATTTTATCAAACTATGCAACCGAAGCTTTAGTTAGAGCAGAATGTCAGATTGACCTCCGTTTTTTAAGTCGTAATAAAGCTGAAGCTGAAGAATTAGCTAAGAAAATGGTGCTAGCCAGCGACTTCGCACAAATTGATACCTATAGGGCTGCTACCCATAACAAAGGTATTTTTAATGGTATTGACGCCTTAGTCATAGCCACTGGTAATGATTGGCGGGCCATTGAAGCTGGAGGGCATACTTACGCTGCCAAAGATGGTTCCTACCGTGGTTTAAGTACCTGGAGCTTAGACCTCCAGCATAATGTGATTAAAGGCCAATTAACTATGCCTATGCCGATTGCTACTAAGGGGGGATCTATTGGCCTCAATCCCAGTGTCCAAGTAGCCCATGACTTACTGAATTGGCCAAAGGCTAAAGAATTAGCTCAAATCATTGTTAGTTTAGGATTAGCTCAAAATTTTGCTGCTTTAAAGGCCCTCACTAGTAGGGGAATCCAAGCTGGGCATATGAAACTTCAAGCTAAATCCTTAGCACTATTAGCAGGAGCAAGTGAAGCTGAGCTTGCTTCACTAATGCCCGAGCTACAAGCACTCAAGCATCTTAATTTAGAAAATACCAAAAAAACATTAGCAAGATTACGCCAAAAATAAAGAAATCCCTGAAAGTTTTAGCTTTCAGGGATTTTTACTTCAGACGCTATTTTGATGATAGCTATTATTTGGTATTTGCTTCTTTTAGGCGACCATATAGATAATAATCAACGGTTTTTAGCTCAGCAATTGTTCGACAATCAAGGGCGCACATGATTAACTTCAGTTCTTCTTTCCAGCCATTAACGATGGCAATAACCTCTTCTAGCTGGTAAGATTCGACCAACTCTAAAACTGTTCGAGATAAACCAACAGCTCTAGCTCCAAGGACCAAACATTTAATCATATCTAAAGGATTCCGAATACCTCCAGATGCTAAAATCTCAACTTCATCAGATATTGCTTGACAGTTTAACAAGCATTGGCTAGTTGTTTGTCCCCAATTATCGAGATAAGCTTTATTACCGCCTCTTTGATTTTCAATATAAGCAAACGAAGTACCACCACGTCCAGATATGTCAAATGTTTGGATACCTAAGTCACGCGCTAAAGTAATTGTTTTGAGATCCATACCAAAACCAACTTCTTTTAAAATAAGAGGTACCGGTATTTGCTCGGCATAGTCTTTCAAATGCTGATGCCAGGAACGAAAATGACGTTCTCCCTCAGGCATTAATAACTCTTGCATAAGATTGATATGAACCTGTAAAAAAATGGGGTTCATTTCTCTAACTGTTTGTAACCCTAGGTTAATATCTTTATCTAGTCCTATATTGGTCCCCAATAAAAGATTGGGAGCTACCGACCGTAATTGGTAGGATTGATCATTAGGATTTTTCAAAGCTGCGCTATAAGAACCAGTCACCATTGGAATCTCAGTTGCTGCTGCTACTTGAGCCAATTTTTCATTGACGGCTTTGCCTTTTTCACTCCCACCAGTCATAGCATTAATATAAAAAGGATATGCAAAGTCCTGACCAGCGTAATGAGTTGACAAGTCAATCTCTTCTAAATCATATTGAGGTAATGAACAATGAATTAGTTCAATATCATCAAAAGAGTTGTAAGATGATTGGTATTTTAGTGCATATTTAATATGGTCATTTTTTCGATTAGTCATCTGCAATCCACCTCTTATCATAAATCAATTCAATACCCTTAGTTCGCCAATAGGTTAGTATGCGATCCGTTGATGCTTGATCAAAAGAAAACGCAATCCCACAATCACCACCACCTGATCCAGAAGACTTAGCGACCGCATTCACCCCTTCACATGCCTCTTTTAAAGCAAGCAATTTGGGATGATAAATAGCAGGATCAAGTTCTTGCAATAAATCACTAATGCGAGCCAAGGAAAGAATAAATAAGTCTTTGTCTCCACTTTCAATCCCCTTTTGGCAATCTAAAACAGCTTTTTGGGTTTCCGAAAGAAAAGGGGCATCAATCGCCTCCTTAACATGATTAATCATATCACGTGAAATTGAAGGTACTTTAGTCCAGCCAACCAAAAAATGAGTGTCTAATTTAACTTCAATAACCTCTATTTGATATAGCCAATCTTCTTTCATTACTTTTTCGAATGAATAACGATGAATTTTCTCACTTATATCTCGTCGATCAAAAGATTTGTAGGCAATCATCCGATTATAAGCAATACAAGCGATATCCCCCATCGAACCATTATCACCTAATGCAAGAAGCGTGTAAGCTGCCAACTTAAAAAGCAAATCATTTGAAAGTGATAGATGAAAAAACTTTGCTAAAGCCTTTATCGTCAGTACAGTGACACTACCACTTGAACCTAAACCATACTTTTTACCTTCTGCTTCCATTTTACCTGAAATGTTTAAATGAAAAGGAGGCAGATTTTCTATTTCCTTACCAAGCAACAAAGATACTGTACGAATACTGGCTTGGATTAACTGATAACCAGTATCTGGTTCTAAGCCAACACTATAATCAAACATGTCAGAAGTAATCTTAAAATCTCTAGCTGCTTTAATTGTGGCCTTCATTTTTATAGGAATAGGCATTAAAATAGCTGTTTGTCCAGGACTTAAAATAGCATATTCTCCCGCAATATAAAGCTTTCCGCCAGTTTCTACCTGATATTTAGTCATCTAGAATATCCTTTGTTTTCGAAACAATAATCTTGTAATCTTGCTCAAAAAGAGGTACAAGCTCCTCTAAGTCTTCTTCTAAACAGAGAACTTTTACGTTAGGGCCCGCATCCATGGTAAAATAACACTGATAACCCTTAGAACGTATATCTCGAACCTTATCCATAGCCTGATAGGAAGCTTCAGTTAAATAAGAAAAGGAAGGGCTTGATGTACGAGTTGTCTCGTGCATGGCAAGTGCATTCTCTTCTGTCAATAACCCAACTTTCTCAAAGTCATTATCCTCTAAATACTGTAACATCTCTTGATAAGCAATTTCCGATTTTCTGATCCATTGGTCAAAAGTAGTTGAGGTTTGGCGACACAACTTCATACCATCCCGACTTGAAATAGGCTTTCGTTCATCATTTAAAACTAACATAATCATGGCTAATTTTAAATCTGTTTTCACCTTATAGATATCACCACTACTCTTATCCCAAGCAGATAATGGACCAAAGAAAGAGCGAGAAGCCGACCCTGAAGCAAACTTAGCCTTTTGTGCTAGCTGACTTTGTGTTAGACCTGTTTCAAAGAACTCGTTACAAGCCTTAACTAGAGCAGACAGCCCACTTGAACTGGATGAAAGTCCTGCTGCTGTTGGCATGTTATTACGGCTTCTAACTTGGACAAATAAGTTCTTAGGAGTCCGAAATTGATTAATAATTGCAGATATTTTCTCATGTTCCTCTTGGCTTTGTAACTGGTCATCAATGTAAAACAAGTCTTTATCAGCACCTTTCGGTAAGCTTTGCAATTGCGTCTCTGTGTACATATTTTCTAAAGTTAAAGAAATGCTGCTAGTTGAAGGAATCATTTTTTTCTGATCTTCTTTTCCCCAATATTTAATTATTGCAATATTCGCATAGGACTTCACAGTTACAGTTTTTGAATCCACGTATTTACGGCCCCTTTTTCTAATAATTTTTCACATATGATTTCAGCATCTTTTTTAGTAGCTGCCAAAGCTATAATGCAACCACCAAGGCCACCACCTGACATTTTAGCACCCAAAGCT
Coding sequences:
- a CDS encoding hydroxymethylglutaryl-CoA reductase, degradative — translated: MTNKPINWAGFYKKSPADRIKFLKEQGLIRDLVLEHLEREDLLSLETANQMAENVLGRLALPFSIVPDFLINQKTYHLPMVTEEPSVIAAATFAGKIIKRSGGFKTKVFNRQMIGQVALYDVPDKKEARTQILLAKNNLLEIANNAYPSIVKRGGGACDLHIKIKENLLIVYLMVDTQEAMGANMVNTMVEALSKPLEDLANGKTLMAILSNYATEALVRAECQIDLRFLSRNKAEAEELAKKMVLASDFAQIDTYRAATHNKGIFNGIDALVIATGNDWRAIEAGGHTYAAKDGSYRGLSTWSLDLQHNVIKGQLTMPMPIATKGGSIGLNPSVQVAHDLLNWPKAKELAQIIVSLGLAQNFAALKALTSRGIQAGHMKLQAKSLALLAGASEAELASLMPELQALKHLNLENTKKTLARLRQK
- the fni gene encoding type 2 isopentenyl-diphosphate Delta-isomerase; amino-acid sequence: MTNRKNDHIKYALKYQSSYNSFDDIELIHCSLPQYDLEEIDLSTHYAGQDFAYPFYINAMTGGSEKGKAVNEKLAQVAAATEIPMVTGSYSAALKNPNDQSYQLRSVAPNLLLGTNIGLDKDINLGLQTVREMNPIFLQVHINLMQELLMPEGERHFRSWHQHLKDYAEQIPVPLILKEVGFGMDLKTITLARDLGIQTFDISGRGGTSFAYIENQRGGNKAYLDNWGQTTSQCLLNCQAISDEVEILASGGIRNPLDMIKCLVLGARAVGLSRTVLELVESYQLEEVIAIVNGWKEELKLIMCALDCRTIAELKTVDYYLYGRLKEANTK
- a CDS encoding phosphomevalonate kinase is translated as MTKYQVETGGKLYIAGEYAILSPGQTAILMPIPIKMKATIKAARDFKITSDMFDYSVGLEPDTGYQLIQASIRTVSLLLGKEIENLPPFHLNISGKMEAEGKKYGLGSSGSVTVLTIKALAKFFHLSLSNDLLFKLAAYTLLALGDNGSMGDIACIAYNRMIAYKSFDRRDISEKIHRYSFEKVMKEDWLYQIEVIEVKLDTHFLVGWTKVPSISRDMINHVKEAIDAPFLSETQKAVLDCQKGIESGDKDLFILSLARISDLLQELDPAIYHPKLLALKEACEGVNAVAKSSGSGGGDCGIAFSFDQASTDRILTYWRTKGIELIYDKRWIADD
- the mvaD gene encoding diphosphomevalonate decarboxylase, with the translated sequence MDSKTVTVKSYANIAIIKYWGKEDQKKMIPSTSSISLTLENMYTETQLQSLPKGADKDLFYIDDQLQSQEEHEKISAIINQFRTPKNLFVQVRSRNNMPTAAGLSSSSSGLSALVKACNEFFETGLTQSQLAQKAKFASGSASRSFFGPLSAWDKSSGDIYKVKTDLKLAMIMLVLNDERKPISSRDGMKLCRQTSTTFDQWIRKSEIAYQEMLQYLEDNDFEKVGLLTEENALAMHETTRTSSPSFSYLTEASYQAMDKVRDIRSKGYQCYFTMDAGPNVKVLCLEEDLEELVPLFEQDYKIIVSKTKDILDD